The bacterium DNA segment GTTGAAGGCTGAGCGCAGAAGGCACCAGCCGCAAAAGTACAGGGGGAGGAGTCTCGGCCTTGGTGGGGGTGGGGCAAAAAAGGACGGCTAAATGGGGATGTTAGAAATTAGAAGTGATCTTTTGCGAGCTGTTCGCGCGTTTTTTTATGATCGTGGCTTTATAGAGGTTGAGACGCCTGTTCGTATTCCTTTTCCAGCCCTTGAGCTTAATATTGATGCGGAGGAATCAGGAAGCGCTTATTTGCGCACGTCTCCGGAATTGCATATGAAGCGTATGCTGGTTGACGGCCCTCCGAAAATATTTCAGATGGGGCCATGCTTTCGGAAGGGTGAACGTGGCAATCTACATAATCCTGAGTACACCATGCTGGAGTGGTACCGTACGGATGCGGATTACATGGATGTTCTGGACGATGCGAAAGGGCTGATTGAACATGTTTGTGAATGTATCAAGGGGAGAGAGGGGCTGGAGTACGGAGGTGTGGAGATAGATGTTTCTTCGGATTGGGAATGTGTATTGATTGAGGAAATGTTCGGTCGGTTTGCGGGGTGGAATCCTGTTTCGGATTACGACGCTGACCTGTTTGATGAGGATATGGTGCATAAGATTGAGCCTCGGCTGAGAAGGGATCGCCCGGTAGTGCTTATGGATTACCCAAGGGAAGCTGCTGCTCTGGCTCGGATCAGGAAAGAAGAGACGCCTGTGGCGGAACGATGGGAGCTGTATATTGGAGGTATA contains these protein-coding regions:
- the genX gene encoding EF-P lysine aminoacylase GenX: MGMLEIRSDLLRAVRAFFYDRGFIEVETPVRIPFPALELNIDAEESGSAYLRTSPELHMKRMLVDGPPKIFQMGPCFRKGERGNLHNPEYTMLEWYRTDADYMDVLDDAKGLIEHVCECIKGREGLEYGGVEIDVSSDWECVLIEEMFGRFAGWNPVSDYDADLFDEDMVHKIEPRLRRDRPVVLMDYPREAAALARIRKEETPVAERWELYIGGIELANAFSELTDATEQRGRFEQCACDRLKSGKDVYGIDEEFMSAMKEGLPRCAGVALGIDRLTMLMTGSSSIEDVRAFL